In Urechidicola croceus, a single window of DNA contains:
- a CDS encoding GAF domain-containing protein, which produces MKIDFLKNNIVEIINKSDSKESTLQAICDFLKQEIDYYDWVGFYFKNGNKEELKLAQYSGEETEHTIIPFGKGICGQVAVSNKNFVVQDVKEQDNYISCGWKVKSEIVIPIFKNDENIGQIDIDSHTANPFTENDERLLEFVCQEVSDFI; this is translated from the coding sequence ATGAAAATCGACTTCTTAAAAAATAATATTGTAGAAATAATTAATAAATCTGACTCTAAAGAATCAACATTACAAGCAATTTGTGATTTTTTAAAACAGGAAATTGACTACTATGACTGGGTCGGATTTTACTTTAAAAATGGGAATAAAGAAGAATTAAAATTAGCTCAATATTCAGGTGAAGAAACTGAACATACAATTATTCCTTTTGGAAAGGGAATTTGTGGACAAGTTGCTGTAAGCAATAAAAATTTTGTTGTTCAAGATGTAAAAGAACAAGATAATTATATCTCATGTGGTTGGAAAGTTAAATCAGAAATTGTGATTCCAATATTTAAAAATGATGAAAACATTGGTCAAATTGACATAGATTCACATACTGCCAACCCATTTACCGAAAATGATGAAAGACTTTTAGAGTTTGTATGTCAAGAAGTTAGCGATTTTATTTAA
- the xrtF gene encoding exosortase family protein XrtF yields the protein MKKNKVVILFLVKFFLVYFSLTFLYTLYLERTQDTGAIFSCAPITKVVTQHSENVAELFGYDIYTEQNFDELSMKFLVNGSYVARIVEGCSSISIMILFLAFIIAFSGSFKATIIYGLMGVVLIYITNILRIVILAIGIYHYPKYQDVLHSLVFPALIYGMVFLLWVIWVRKYATINKKAE from the coding sequence TTGAAAAAAAACAAAGTTGTCATACTATTTTTGGTTAAGTTTTTCTTGGTTTATTTTTCTTTAACGTTTTTATATACTTTGTATTTAGAACGAACACAAGATACTGGAGCAATATTTTCTTGTGCTCCAATAACTAAAGTTGTAACTCAACATTCTGAAAATGTAGCAGAGTTGTTTGGATATGATATTTATACTGAGCAAAATTTTGATGAACTTTCGATGAAGTTTTTAGTCAATGGTAGTTATGTTGCTCGGATTGTTGAAGGATGTTCAAGTATAAGTATTATGATTTTATTTTTAGCGTTTATTATTGCGTTTTCAGGAAGTTTTAAGGCGACAATAATTTATGGGTTAATGGGAGTAGTATTAATTTATATTACAAATATTTTGCGAATTGTGATACTTGCAATAGGAATTTATCATTACCCTAAGTATCAAGATGTTTTACATAGTTTAGTTTTTCCAGCTTTAATTTATGGAATGGTGTTCCTCCTTTGGGTAATTTGGGTTCGAAAATATGCAACAATAAATAAAAAAGCAGAATGA